One Candidatus Aenigmatarchaeota archaeon genomic window, CAGACAAAGTTCTTGGTATTTACAAAAAGAAAGACAAGGCAGAGAAATTTATTAGGGATATGAAGGAAGGTCTTGAGTTAAGACCTATAAGGCACTGGTCAAAGTCAGCTGTAATAGGATACATTATGATTGTCTTTCTCGCAAACTTCCTAATAAATTTGACACTGTTTTTGAGCAAAAATTCAGTCGTGAAAAATGTAAAGTTACTCAAAAAATTCCTAAACAATTTGACAGTTACTGTAGTTTATCCAAAAAATGCTTTCAGATTCACTGTTTTGTCAAACATTTCAAAAGAAATTGCATCAATTTTTGGGGATTTTTTGAAAAAATATGAGGATCATAGCCTGAAATTGCGGTGGTGAAAACCTATTTGGCAAATTGGGTTATGGGATTTGGTTAGTGGTGGGTGGCGAAGTTAAGTATGAATTGTTGAAGTTGAATGAATTGATTTTTTTTGGGAAGGATATAAGTTAGTGAGAAGAAGGTTGGTTTCTTTGGTTATAAGACACACTATTTCAATCTTCCACCATCATCTATATTCAATTTTGTCATTATACCAACAATACACATAAATAATGAGAATAATAGAAATATTTTTTCCAACCCCCATTTATCTATGTAAAACCCTATGAAGAAGCTGAAGATACCGAACAAAAACCAATAAATGAAATTTGAAAAAGACACTATTGTTGCCCTTTTATCCTTGGGGGTAAGTTTGTTGAAATAATTTTCAAAGAGTGGCTCCCTGTATCTGGTTATAACCCGTGTGACCAAAAATCCCAAAATAACTAACATAGGTATTTTTGATAAACCCAAAATCAATGTTCCAAATATTATTAGAGCAGTTGAGACATGTATTGAAAATATAGGACCAATTTTCCTTTCAATTAAATATGAAAAATTAGAAATTATTGCTGAAAGAAGATTTGAAATCGAAAATATCAATCCTATGGATAATAAATCAACATCAAGTGTTTGTAGATGTGGTTGTATGAGATCATGGATGGCCCAGGAGAAAACAGAGATGACAACGCCATTAAATATCAACACTCTCAAAAGTTTGTCTTTTTTTAAAAGGTTATAACTTATTTTTATTTGGTTAAAATAATCAAAACTAACCCTATTCTTTTTCCTTGAAGGTTCCTTCAGGAATAGTGAGAAAACAAAAAGAGATGCCCATATGATTATGTTTGATTTCATTGCCAACCTTAATCCAAACCTGTCTGATATTATTCCACCGAAAATAGGTCCAATTATACCCCCTATTAGCATAAAAAAGGTGCCTTTTGAAAAAAATTTCTTGGTCTGATTAGCAAATTTATTTGATATAAATGTATCATAAGCAAATGAAGAGAATGTTCCAACAAGAAATGCAACTGCTATTCCATATAAAAATTCTCCCAATATTGCTTGTTGAAAGTTGTTTGAATTGGCATATATTGTGTTAGCTATTATTCCTACAAGTGACCCAATCACCAATACATTTTTCCTACTCCAGAGATCAGAAAGTATTCCTGCTGGTATTTGGAATATAAGAACAGAAAAGGAAAATATACCCTGTGTTATCAGGAGCTGAGTGTAATCTAAACCAATTGAAAGAAGAAAAAGCATGAATATTCCTTCTATTATAGTAAATCCCATCAAAAATTTCATTACATAAATTTTATCTATGTCATTCATACTAATCACTTGATAACCAAAAAATATACTAAATATAAAATATATTGATTTCTACAATTTATTAATAAAAAGGGCTATTCCCAATCCAACCATTATCAATCCTGATAACAATCTCATGTATTTCCTCAATTTCAACCTTGTCTCTTCTACCTTTTCGACTTTCATCAACCCAAAATAGAAAATTAGTGTTAGAATAATTAATGGAAGTACAAAGAATAAATTATACCAGAGAAGATACAATATATTTGCTGGGGTTTGGACTCTTTCGCTTAAAATAGTCAAATAAACAAAAGGAAATGCTCCGGCACATGGTATTTCTACAACACTAACAAAAAACCCGAGTATTATTGCTGAAGTTAAAGTTGCTGATTTCGTTAATTTTTCTATTGTTGGTTTGGCAAACTTAGGTATCTCCAATGAAAACCATCTACCATACCAAAAGAAGTCTTTTATCTCTACTATACCAACAAAGATTATTATAAAACCAACAATTTTTTTAACTATAGAAATATATCCAATTATTGAGAGGACACTTATTGCCCCAAACATAAAAATAAAATATGTTAAAAATATCATTAAAGAGTAAGTAAGACCTATTAAAAGCACCTTTCTCTTTGAACCAAGCCCCATGAGATATGCAATAAGAAAGATAAGTACGGATAGGGCACAAGGATTAAATCCCCCATCAATAAAACCTAAGATTGCTCCAAGCAAAGGTAATGGCAAATCTGTGTTTAATTTACCCAAAATTGGAATTCTGATTTCACTTGAAAGTGCTATACTTGGCATCAATAATAATGGCAAAAGTAGGAAGATCTTCTTTTTTAACGTCTTAAGGTACATTTTATTAATTATAAGTATTGAGAGAACAACTATCAGAATCACAAAAAGAGCAATAAGATATCCCCTTCTCTTGTTATTGTTAGTATTTGAATTATTGTTATCAATACTGGGACATGGCGCCCCACCACTTTCTGAATATTCTTTTATTGTTTTTTCTATGGAACTTCGGTAACCAACATATGAGTTACTTTTTGTATCATAAACTTCACCATTCTCTTCAGAATAGCCAACAAAAACCTTTTCACCTATAAATGTTGTTGGAACTCCTGATGCCTTTATTCCATAAATTTCTGTTACTCTTTTGAACAACTCTCTATTTTCATCGTTGAAATAAACTTCAAATGAGTGGAGTTCTATTGGATATTTAGATTTCATCTCTTCCAAAAAAGGCTTTTCTTGCGCACAATGGGGACAGGTCTCACCATAAAAAAAGTATATACAAACTGTGTTTTGCCCAAATACCAATGGAATTAGCAGTAAGCAAAAAACCAATATCAATAACAAACTATTTCTCATGACGCAAGAGTTTGTTGAAACCATATATAAATATTGGTTTCCAATTCTGAAACCTAATTATTTATAGAATAAATTTTTCTTCACTTCCTGTCAAAAAAATTTAATACAAACTTTCCAACCTCACTAAACAATAGTGCACTCATACTACATATAGTTATTAAAATCCAATCTATCAACCCAAGCCTTTCAACACCAAATATTTTCCCAAAAACTGGAACCTGAATTATAAGTATAAGAAATAGAATTGAAAATATTATAGATAGATTCAGCCATTTGTTTCCAAATAAATTTGTTTTGAAAATATAATTTTCACCGCTCTTACTGATGTATGAATTAACAAATTGGAACATCGATAATCCAACAAAAACCATTGTTTGAGCCTTTATCAAACCTTCCTTCTCCAAATATATCTTGAAGATTGGCAAAAGAGCAATAAGCATATTAAAAGATAGAAGAGACATTAAAATAACTGTTTTCCTTGAGAATATGCTTTCAGTTGGTTTTCTTGGTTTTCTTCTCATTATATCTTCATCTGGTGGATCCATTCCAAGGGCCAATGCTGGGAGACCATCTGTAATCAAGTTTACCATAAGTATTTGAATGGCTATTAATGGTGTGGGTAGGCCAATGAAAAATGAAGAAGTCAAAACC contains:
- a CDS encoding MFS transporter, with translation MNDIDKIYVMKFLMGFTIIEGIFMLFLLSIGLDYTQLLITQGIFSFSVLIFQIPAGILSDLWSRKNVLVIGSLVGIIANTIYANSNNFQQAILGEFLYGIAVAFLVGTFSSFAYDTFISNKFANQTKKFFSKGTFFMLIGGIIGPIFGGIISDRFGLRLAMKSNIIIWASLFVFSLFLKEPSRKKNRVSFDYFNQIKISYNLLKKDKLLRVLIFNGVVISVFSWAIHDLIQPHLQTLDVDLLSIGLIFSISNLLSAIISNFSYLIERKIGPIFSIHVSTALIIFGTLILGLSKIPMLVILGFLVTRVITRYREPLFENYFNKLTPKDKRATIVSFSNFIYWFLFGIFSFFIGFYIDKWGLEKIFLLFSLFMCIVGIMTKLNIDDGGRLK